A region of Micromonospora chokoriensis DNA encodes the following proteins:
- a CDS encoding BON domain-containing protein has product MTDVVDVRDDQRIQRDVLAQLAWDAQLQPNEIGVSVDEGVVTLTGFVDGAARSWAAIRCAQRVRGVRAVADEIEVRLPGTPGRTDGEVAIAAARALEWDSFVPAERLDVTVANGWLMLRGEVEFGWQRRAAEGAVRRLDGVRGITNLIEVRPPAAPAELLRRDVQRALARTIGAERVTVEVDGDTLVLAGVVRSWWERDQVERVAWSAPGVRVVHDQLLVGG; this is encoded by the coding sequence GTGACCGACGTGGTGGATGTCCGCGACGACCAGCGGATCCAACGCGACGTCCTGGCGCAGCTCGCCTGGGACGCCCAGCTGCAACCGAACGAGATCGGGGTGAGCGTCGACGAGGGTGTGGTCACGCTGACCGGCTTCGTGGACGGTGCGGCCCGCAGTTGGGCGGCGATCCGGTGCGCGCAGCGGGTTCGCGGTGTCCGGGCGGTGGCCGACGAGATCGAGGTGCGGCTGCCGGGCACACCGGGGCGTACCGACGGTGAGGTCGCCATCGCCGCCGCCCGCGCGCTGGAGTGGGACAGTTTCGTGCCGGCCGAGCGGCTGGACGTGACGGTGGCCAACGGGTGGCTGATGCTCCGCGGTGAGGTCGAGTTCGGGTGGCAGCGGCGTGCCGCCGAGGGGGCGGTGCGCCGGCTCGACGGCGTACGGGGGATCACCAACCTGATCGAGGTGCGACCGCCGGCGGCCCCGGCCGAGCTGCTGCGTCGGGACGTGCAGCGGGCGCTGGCGCGCACCATCGGGGCCGAGCGGGTGACCGTCGAGGTCGACGGCGACACGCTCGTCCTGGCCGGGGTGGTCCGGTCGTGGTGGGAACGCGACCAGGTCGAGCGGGTGGCCTGGTCCGCGCCCGGCGTACGGGTGGTGCACGACCAACTCCTGGTCGGCGGGTGA
- a CDS encoding glycosyltransferase family 4 protein — protein MVVPPWLSVPPPGYGGLEQVVAALVDALSVQGHAVTLFGAGSDHGTAADGFVSTVPEVQYERLGESLPELAHLARVNRLITAADFDVIHDHTTIGPLVAGRRAVPTVATVHGNPVGEYGDVLSDVDQGVALVAISHTQRRLNTDLPWAGTVHNALDIRGFPRKDEPGRGPVLWLARFSPDKGPEVAIRACREAGLPLLLAGKCNEPAERRYYEQVVAPLVDENVTVVLNADRAETLRMLVDARCLIMPIQWDEPFGMVMLEAMATGTPVVALNRGAVPELVRPGLTGLVCERPEELPAAVLAVEQLDPEDCVAHVAENFSVERMANDYVEVYRRFAADRYDIRESARVSAR, from the coding sequence ATGGTGGTCCCGCCATGGTTGTCAGTGCCGCCTCCCGGCTACGGCGGCCTCGAACAGGTCGTCGCCGCCCTGGTGGACGCCCTCAGCGTGCAGGGGCACGCGGTCACGCTGTTCGGCGCCGGTAGCGACCACGGCACGGCGGCCGACGGCTTCGTCTCCACGGTTCCCGAGGTCCAGTACGAGCGGCTCGGCGAGTCACTGCCGGAACTGGCCCACCTGGCCCGGGTGAACCGGCTGATCACGGCCGCCGACTTCGACGTGATCCACGACCACACCACGATCGGCCCGCTGGTCGCCGGCCGCCGGGCGGTGCCGACGGTCGCGACCGTGCACGGCAACCCCGTGGGGGAGTACGGCGACGTGCTGAGCGACGTCGACCAGGGCGTCGCCCTGGTGGCGATCTCGCACACCCAACGTCGGTTGAACACCGACCTGCCCTGGGCCGGCACCGTGCACAACGCACTGGACATCCGTGGTTTCCCGCGTAAGGACGAGCCCGGCCGGGGGCCGGTGCTGTGGTTGGCCCGGTTCAGCCCGGACAAGGGCCCGGAGGTCGCCATCCGGGCCTGCCGGGAGGCCGGGCTGCCCCTGCTGCTGGCCGGCAAGTGCAACGAGCCGGCCGAGCGCCGCTACTACGAGCAGGTCGTCGCGCCGCTGGTCGACGAGAACGTGACTGTCGTGCTCAACGCCGACCGCGCGGAGACGCTGCGGATGCTCGTCGACGCCCGCTGTCTGATCATGCCGATCCAGTGGGACGAGCCGTTCGGCATGGTGATGCTGGAAGCGATGGCGACCGGCACACCTGTGGTGGCGCTCAACCGGGGCGCAGTGCCGGAGCTGGTGCGCCCCGGACTGACCGGGCTGGTGTGTGAACGGCCGGAGGAGCTGCCCGCCGCGGTGCTCGCCGTCGAGCAGCTCGACCCGGAGGACTGCGTGGCGCACGTCGCAGAGAACTTCTCGGTCGAGCGGATGGCGAACGACTACGTCGAGGTCTATCGACGGTTCGCCGCCGACCGGTACGACATCCGCGAATCGGCCCGGGTCTCGGCCCGCTGA
- a CDS encoding serine/threonine-protein kinase has protein sequence MHSRNLIPLPPLRQVRSVKAALHPGRLLARRYRLLDQIGAGGMSVIWRARDEVLDRLVALKVLAPSLAADARFRGMVREEARAAAQLVHPHLTSVHDYGETVDPDGSITSFVVMELLDGEELELRLTEGPLPWAEAVQVGAQVADALAAAHRLGIVHRDITPANVMMTGTGVKVLDFGIATRIGAPDEDEDGETFGTPAYVAPERLDGAPAQPSTDVYSLGVLLYEALTGRVPYPADTWEQLSAALADGPPPTLAELPELPPPVARICLRSLARDPAERPTARQVATVLRGHLLPPDPPAATIRVPTQVLPPQPVDLPPTAEGKTSEGAGLEGATADPGWSRRRLALLLVLAVGVALAGVALLPEQRPTPRTQPSVGPTTTSPSDPPVPPSSEPTTPSPTTPSTGSTPTSRPESLVEAASRVDGLITAGLSAGEIRDDVGLDLRNELRNLTAAVSSGRDELAPPVARLRKKVAVRLGEGGISPGYASQLDAAIADLGAARV, from the coding sequence ATGCATTCGCGCAACCTGATACCGCTCCCACCCCTGAGGCAGGTGCGATCTGTGAAGGCAGCACTGCATCCGGGCCGGTTGCTGGCCCGCAGATATCGACTTCTCGACCAGATCGGCGCCGGCGGCATGTCGGTCATCTGGCGTGCCCGGGACGAGGTGTTGGACCGACTGGTCGCCCTCAAGGTCCTCGCTCCCTCGCTGGCCGCCGACGCGCGTTTTCGGGGAATGGTGCGCGAGGAGGCCCGGGCCGCCGCCCAGTTGGTGCACCCACACCTGACCTCGGTGCACGACTACGGCGAGACTGTCGATCCGGACGGCTCGATCACCTCGTTCGTGGTGATGGAGCTGCTCGACGGCGAGGAGTTGGAGCTGCGCCTCACCGAGGGGCCGCTGCCGTGGGCCGAGGCGGTCCAGGTGGGTGCGCAGGTCGCGGACGCACTGGCCGCGGCGCACCGGCTCGGCATCGTGCACCGGGACATCACCCCGGCCAACGTGATGATGACCGGGACGGGCGTCAAGGTGCTCGACTTCGGCATCGCCACCCGGATCGGCGCACCGGACGAGGACGAGGACGGCGAGACCTTCGGCACGCCCGCGTACGTCGCACCGGAACGCCTCGACGGCGCGCCGGCCCAGCCGTCCACCGACGTGTACTCACTCGGCGTGCTGCTGTACGAGGCGTTGACCGGTCGGGTTCCGTACCCGGCCGACACCTGGGAGCAGCTCAGCGCCGCACTGGCCGACGGCCCGCCACCGACGCTCGCCGAGCTGCCGGAGCTGCCCCCGCCGGTGGCCCGGATCTGCCTGCGCAGCCTCGCCCGGGATCCGGCCGAGCGGCCGACTGCCCGACAGGTCGCCACCGTGCTGCGCGGCCATCTGCTGCCGCCCGATCCCCCGGCCGCGACCATCCGGGTGCCCACCCAGGTTCTGCCTCCGCAGCCGGTCGACCTCCCGCCGACCGCCGAAGGAAAGACGTCCGAAGGGGCAGGGCTCGAAGGGGCTACGGCCGACCCCGGTTGGTCCCGACGACGGCTGGCGCTGCTGCTCGTCCTGGCCGTCGGTGTGGCACTGGCCGGTGTGGCCCTGCTGCCCGAGCAGCGGCCGACGCCCCGCACGCAGCCCTCGGTGGGCCCGACGACGACCTCGCCGAGCGACCCGCCGGTCCCGCCGTCGTCCGAGCCGACCACGCCCTCGCCGACGACGCCGAGCACCGGCAGCACGCCCACGTCGCGTCCGGAAAGCCTGGTCGAGGCCGCCAGCCGGGTCGACGGGCTGATCACCGCCGGCCTGAGCGCCGGCGAGATCCGTGACGACGTGGGTCTCGACCTGCGCAACGAGCTGCGCAACCTGACCGCCGCGGTCAGTTCCGGCCGCGACGAGCTGGCACCACCGGTGGCCAGGCTGCGGAAAAAGGTCGCGGTGCGCCTCGGCGAGGGTGGCATCAGTCCGGGGTACGCGTCCCAGCTCGACGCCGCCATCGCCGACCTGGGGGCAGCCCGGGTCTGA